Proteins found in one Marinobacter sp. SS13-12 genomic segment:
- a CDS encoding GTP-binding protein: MSKAKFERNKPHVNVGTIGHVDHGKTTLTAALTRVCHEVWG; this comes from the coding sequence TCTAAAGCAAAATTTGAGCGTAACAAGCCACACGTAAACGTGGGCACCATTGGTCACGTAGACCATGGCAAGACCACGCTGACAGCCGCGCTGACTCGTGTATGTCACGAAGTGTGGGG